From Chlorocebus sabaeus isolate Y175 chromosome 15, mChlSab1.0.hap1, whole genome shotgun sequence, the proteins below share one genomic window:
- the ALG3 gene encoding dol-P-Man:Man(5)GlcNAc(2)-PP-Dol alpha-1,3-mannosyltransferase isoform X2, with translation MAAGLRKRGRSGSAAQAAGLCKQWLQRAWQERRLLLREPRYTLLVAACLCLAEVGITFWVIHRVAYTEIDWKAYMAQVEGVINGTYDYTQLQGDTGPLVYPAGFVYIFMGLYYATGRGTDIRMAQNIFAVLYLATLLLVFLIYHQTCKVPPFVFFFMCCASYRVHSIFVLRLFNDPVAMVLLFLSINLLLAQRWGWGCCFFSLAVSVKMNVLLFAPGLLFLLLTQFGFRGALPKLGICAGLQVVLGLPFLLENPIGYLSRSFDLGRQFLFRWTVNWRFLPEALFLHRAFHLALLAAHLTLLLLFALCRWHRTGESILSLLRDPSKRKVPPQPLTPNQIVSTLFTSNFIGICFSRSLHYQFYVWYFHTLPYLLWATPARWLTHLLRLLVLGLIELSWNTYPSTSCSSAALHVCHAVILLQLWLGLQPFPKSTQHSKKAH, from the exons ATGGCCGCTGGGCTGCGGAAACGCGGCCGGTCCGGTTCCGCGGCCCAGGCAGCGGGACTCTGCAAGCAATGGCTGCAGCGCGCCTGGCAAGAGCGGCGCCTGCTGCTGCGGGAGCCGCGCTACACGCTGCTGGTggccgcctgcctctgcctggcGGAGGTGGGCATCACCTTCTGGGTCATTCACAGGGTGGCAT ATACAGAGATTGACTGGAAGGCATACATGGCCCAGGTAGAAGGCGTCATCAATGGTACCTATGACTATACCCAACTGCAGGGTGACACCGGACCACTTGT GTACCCAGCTGGTTTCGTGTACATCTTTATGGGGCTGTACTATGCCACTGGCCGAGGCACTGACATCCGCATGGCCCAGAACATCTTTGCTGTGCTCTACCTGGCCACCTTGCTGCTTGTTTTCTTGATCTATCACCAGACCTGCAAG GTACCTCCCTTCGTCTTTTTCTTCATGTGCTGCGCCTCTTACCGTGTCCACTCCATCTTTGTGCTGCGGCTCTTCAATGACCCAGTGGCTATGGTGCTGCTCTTCCTCAGTATCAACCTCCTGTTGGCCCagcgctggggctggggctgctgctTTTTCAG CCTGGCAGTCTCTGTGAAGATGAATGTGCTCCTCTTCGCCCCTGGGTTACTGTTTCTTCTCCTCACGCAGTTTGGCTTCCGTGGGGCCCTCCCCAAGCTGGGCATCTGTGCTGGCCTTCAG GTGGTGCTGGGGCTGCCCTTCCTGCTGGAGAACCCCATCGGCTACCTGTCCCGCTCCTTTGACCTTGGTCGCCAGTTTCTGTTCCGCTGGACAGTGAACTGGCGCTTCCTCCCGGAGGCTCTCTTCCTGCATCGAGCCTTCCACCTGGCCCTGTTGGctgcccacctcaccctgctCCTGCTGTTTGCCCTCTGCAGGTGGCACAG GACAGGAGAAAGTATCTTGTCGCTCCTGAGGGATCCCTCCAAAAGGAAGGTTCCACCCCAGCCCCTTACACCTAAC CAGATTGTTTCTACCCTCTTCACCTCCAACTTCATTGGCATCTGCTTCAGCCGCTCCCTCCACTACCAGTTCTATGTCTGGTATTTCCACACACTGCCCTACCTCCTGTGGGCCACGCCTGCACGCTGGCTCACACACCTGCTCAG GTTGTTGGTGCTGGGGCTCATCGAGCTCTCCTGGAACACATACCCCTCCACATCCTGCAGCTCTGCT
- the ALG3 gene encoding dol-P-Man:Man(5)GlcNAc(2)-PP-Dol alpha-1,3-mannosyltransferase isoform X1: MAAARLARAAPAAAGAALHAAGGRLPLPGGDTEIDWKAYMAQVEGVINGTYDYTQLQGDTGPLVYPAGFVYIFMGLYYATGRGTDIRMAQNIFAVLYLATLLLVFLIYHQTCKVPPFVFFFMCCASYRVHSIFVLRLFNDPVAMVLLFLSINLLLAQRWGWGCCFFSLAVSVKMNVLLFAPGLLFLLLTQFGFRGALPKLGICAGLQVVLGLPFLLENPIGYLSRSFDLGRQFLFRWTVNWRFLPEALFLHRAFHLALLAAHLTLLLLFALCRWHRTGESILSLLRDPSKRKVPPQPLTPNQIVSTLFTSNFIGICFSRSLHYQFYVWYFHTLPYLLWATPARWLTHLLRLLVLGLIELSWNTYPSTSCSSAALHVCHAVILLQLWLGLQPFPKSTQHSKKAH; the protein is encoded by the exons ATGGCTGCAGCGCGCCTGGCAAGAGCGGCGCCTGCTGCTGCGGGAGCCGCGCTACACGCTGCTGGTggccgcctgcctctgcctggcGGAG ATACAGAGATTGACTGGAAGGCATACATGGCCCAGGTAGAAGGCGTCATCAATGGTACCTATGACTATACCCAACTGCAGGGTGACACCGGACCACTTGT GTACCCAGCTGGTTTCGTGTACATCTTTATGGGGCTGTACTATGCCACTGGCCGAGGCACTGACATCCGCATGGCCCAGAACATCTTTGCTGTGCTCTACCTGGCCACCTTGCTGCTTGTTTTCTTGATCTATCACCAGACCTGCAAG GTACCTCCCTTCGTCTTTTTCTTCATGTGCTGCGCCTCTTACCGTGTCCACTCCATCTTTGTGCTGCGGCTCTTCAATGACCCAGTGGCTATGGTGCTGCTCTTCCTCAGTATCAACCTCCTGTTGGCCCagcgctggggctggggctgctgctTTTTCAG CCTGGCAGTCTCTGTGAAGATGAATGTGCTCCTCTTCGCCCCTGGGTTACTGTTTCTTCTCCTCACGCAGTTTGGCTTCCGTGGGGCCCTCCCCAAGCTGGGCATCTGTGCTGGCCTTCAG GTGGTGCTGGGGCTGCCCTTCCTGCTGGAGAACCCCATCGGCTACCTGTCCCGCTCCTTTGACCTTGGTCGCCAGTTTCTGTTCCGCTGGACAGTGAACTGGCGCTTCCTCCCGGAGGCTCTCTTCCTGCATCGAGCCTTCCACCTGGCCCTGTTGGctgcccacctcaccctgctCCTGCTGTTTGCCCTCTGCAGGTGGCACAG GACAGGAGAAAGTATCTTGTCGCTCCTGAGGGATCCCTCCAAAAGGAAGGTTCCACCCCAGCCCCTTACACCTAAC CAGATTGTTTCTACCCTCTTCACCTCCAACTTCATTGGCATCTGCTTCAGCCGCTCCCTCCACTACCAGTTCTATGTCTGGTATTTCCACACACTGCCCTACCTCCTGTGGGCCACGCCTGCACGCTGGCTCACACACCTGCTCAG GTTGTTGGTGCTGGGGCTCATCGAGCTCTCCTGGAACACATACCCCTCCACATCCTGCAGCTCTGCT